In Marmota flaviventris isolate mMarFla1 chromosome 15, mMarFla1.hap1, whole genome shotgun sequence, a single window of DNA contains:
- the LOC139702104 gene encoding uncharacterized protein, producing the protein MPLRWKNGAGLGLVLFGAKPQALPFQSACYMHQKARSCYSSWWLWAMVFILCMFCGLLVSFQQIILPNVRNTQNETKTATNVSHMITLRKLLDFAPPVMQAWITVVEKGTEGKSLGQFLDAVEQAELFIDVDDTDPIKAKIEMLRGNPHSKPNSSAEKQLRRLAIPTRWIDGKWLQYKLKGGWWTPPRRPGPNHYLHPLPYTGWYDAQGRRWVNYEGQRREWHSLPWSERLARTRKPWCLQSEQERKELIEMLEPGISRQIREAERQLERGRYGWLHAQDIKFWTQLKQYDMEMLEGKIAIEDHPGLR; encoded by the coding sequence ATGCCGCTGAGGTGGAAAAACGGCGCAGGATTGGGGTTAGTGCTCTTCGGAGCGAAGCCCCAGGCACTTCCCTTTCAATCTGCATGTTATATGCATCAAAAGGCTCGATCTTGCTATTCCTCTTGGTGGCTTTGGGCTATGGTGTTTATTCTATGTATGTTTTGTGGTCTTCTTGTATCTTTTCAACAGATCATTTTGCCTAATGTCCGAAATactcaaaatgaaactaaaacagCAACTAATGTGTCACACATGATTACTTTACGGAAACTCCTGGATTTTGCCCCTCCTGTGATGCAAGCTTGGATTACTGTGGTAGAAAAAGGAACTGAAGGAAAATCTTTGGGACAATTCCTGGATGCAGTTGAACAAGCAGAGTTATTCATAGATGTGGATGACACAGACCCCATTAAGGCTAAAATAGAAATGCTCAGGGGAAATCCTCACAGTAAGCCTAACAGTTCTGCAGAAAAACAGCTCAGACGTTTGGCAATTCCCACACGTTGGATAGATGGGAAATGGTTACAATATAAATTGAAAGGAGGTTGGTGGACTCCCCCTAGACGTCCAGGGCCTAATCATTACCTACACCCCCTTCCTTATACGGGATGGTATGATGCACAGGGTCGTCGGTGGGTTAATTATGAGGGCCAAAGACGGGAATGGCATTCTCTCCCTTGGTCAGAAAGATTGGCACGTACTCGCAAACCCTGGTGTTTACAAAgtgaacaagaaagaaaggaattaattGAAATGCTAGAACCTGGCATCTCTAGGCAaatcagggaagcagagagacaattAGAAAGAGGACGGTATGGTTGGTTACATGCTCAGGACATTAAATTTTGGACACAGTTAAAACAATATGATATGGAAATGCTAGAAGGAAAAATAGCTATAGAAGACCACCCAGGGCTGCGGTAA